The following coding sequences lie in one Spea bombifrons isolate aSpeBom1 chromosome 5, aSpeBom1.2.pri, whole genome shotgun sequence genomic window:
- the LOC128496725 gene encoding metalloreductase STEAP4-like, whose translation METNDSNLIPLCSGFKEKHNSICIFGTGDFGRSLGHKLLQNGFSVIFGSRNPHAAAMIPNGVEVLCHAEAAQKCSIIFLAIQRHHYDFLTEITDVLQGKILVDVSNNLKINQYPESNAEYLAGIVPGAIVVKAFNTVSAWALQSGTLDANRQVFVCSNDSKAKYAVMDIVRGIGLTPQDHGSLMASKEVENYPLQLFPMWRIPIYICGGLTVFVFLYCVLRSVVYPAINDKKDLSYYIVVSIPNMVFPIVSLILFALVYLPGVFAAVLQLYRGTKYRRFPNWLDQWMLCRKQLGLVALAYAFLHAIYTLIIPIRYSVRHRISSLTIAQIQTNQTKEFIHSSAWRSDLYLAFGILGFFFFVILGITSLPSVSNSVNWREFRFVQSKLGYLALVLCTAHALIFGWNRFLNFSHYRWYMPPPYTLSLVVPCVVLILKFILITPCLDKRITKIRQGWEKPSKAPKQTKYENSHITI comes from the exons ATGGAGACGAATGATTCAAATCTGATACCTTTGTGTTCAGGTTTCAAAGAAAAGCATAACAGTATTTGCATTTTTGGAACTGGTGATTTTGGACGATCTCTAGGACATAAACTGCTCCAGAATGGATTTTCTGTAATATTTGGAAGTCGAAATCCTCATGCTGCTGCTATGATTCCTAATGGAGTTGAAGTGTTATGTCATGCTgaggcagcgcagaaatgttccATTATCTTCCTGGCGATTCAGAGACACCATTATGATTTTCTCACTGAGATCACTGACGTTTTACAAGGGAAAATCTTAGTGGATGTCAGCAACAACCTGAAAATCAACCAATATCCGGAGTCAAATGCAGAATACCTTGCGGGAATTGTACCTGGAGCTATAGTAGTAAAAGCATTCAACACTGTTTCTGCATGGGCTCTGCAGTCAGGCACTTTGGATGCAAACAGACAG GTTTTTGTGTGCTCGAATGACAGCAAAGCAAAGTATGCAGTCATGGATATTGTACGAGGTATTGGACTGACGCCACAAGATCATGGATCCCTCATGGCCTCTAAGGAAGTAGAAAACTATCCTCTGCAGCTGTTCCCAATGTGGAGAATTCCCATCTACATCTGTGGAGGACTGACTGTTTTTGTATTCCTTTACTGTGTTTTACGTAGTGTGGTCTATCCCGCTATCAATGATAAAAAAGACTTGTCATATTACATTGTTGTTTCCATCCCAAACATGGTCTTTCCCATTGTCTCACTAATTTTATTTGCATTGGTTTACCTTCCTGGAGTGTTTGCTGCCGTTCTCCAGCTATACAGAGGAACAAAGTACAGACGTTTTCCTAACTGGCTTGACCAATGGATGTTATGTCGCAAACAGCTTGGGCTGGTAGCCCTGGCATATGCATTTCTCCATGCTATATATACCCTCATTATCCCAATTCGGTACTCTGTAAGACATAGGATCAGCAGCTTGACCATTGCACAG ataCAAACCAACCAAACCAAGGAATTTATCCACAGCTCTGCTTGGAGGTCTGATTTATATTTGGCTTTCGGAATTCTTGGATTCTTCTTCTTTGTTATTTTGGGAATAACTTCATTACCCTCTGTCAGCAACTCAGTCAACTGGAGGGAATTTCGATTTGTTCAG TCAAAACTTGGGTATCTCGCATTGGTGCTGTGTACAGCGCATGCTCTAATCTTCGGTTGGAATAGATTCCTGAATTTTTCTCACTACAGGTGGTACATGCCACCTCCTTACACCTTGTCTCTTGTTGTTCCTTGCGTTGTGCTCATCTTGAAGTTCATATTGATAACTCCCTGCTTGGATAAAAGAATTACAAAGATCCGTCAAGGATGGGAAAAACCTTCCAAAGCTCCGAAACAAACAAAGTATGAAAATAGTCATATCACAATATAG